One region of Gossypium raimondii isolate GPD5lz chromosome 6, ASM2569854v1, whole genome shotgun sequence genomic DNA includes:
- the LOC105774225 gene encoding purple acid phosphatase: MALLTASDTFVLYFLCFMLCSFGICNGGITGNFVRKKYSPDMPLDSDVFQVPSGYNAPQQVHITQGDMDGSGVIISWITPDEPGSNMVYYWSENSNHKYKAEGIFVRYKFFNYTSGYIHHCTINNLEYNTKYMYEIGRGDSIRQFWFVTPPRTGPDVPYTFGLIGDLGQTHDSNVTLTHYESNPKKGQTVLYVGDLSYSNDYPFHDNSRWDTWGRFVERNAAYQPWIWTAGNHELDFAPEIEETTPFKPYTHRYYVPYESSRSTSPLWYSIKRASAYIIVLSSYSAYGKSTPQYKWLKKELPKVNRSETPWLIVLVHCPIYNSNSHHYMEGETMRVVYESWFVKYKVDVVFSGHVHAYERSKRISNIAYNILNGKCTPVHDLFAPVYITIGDGGNHDGPALGMVEPQPNFSAYRETSFGHGIFDIKNRTHAYFGWHRNQDGYAVEADSLWFHNRYWNPYGKSFVASY, translated from the exons ATGGCCCTTCTTACAGCTTCAGACACTTTTGTTCTTTATTTCCTATGTTTCATGTTGTGTTCATTTGGTATCTGTAATGGTGGAATAACTGGTAACTTTGTAAGAAAAAAGTATTCACCTGATATGCCCCTAGACAGTGATGTTTTCCAGGTTCCTTCTGGTTACAATGCACCCCAACAG gTGCATATTACACAAGGGGATATGGATGGTAGTGGAGTGATCATCTCATGGATAACCCCTGATGAACCTGGTTCCAACATGGTTTACTATTGGTCTGAAAATAGTAACCATAAGTACAAAGCTGAAGGGATTTTTGTGAGATACAAGTTCTTCAATTACACCTCTGGTTATATTCATCACTGCACCATCAACAACTTAGAG TATAATACCAAATACATGTATGAGATTGGAAGAGGGGATTCCATTAGACAATTCTGGTTTGTAACACCACCAAGAACTGGTCCTGATGTTCCTTATACATTTGGTCTAATAG GGGATCTTGGTCAAACACATGATTCAAATGTTACACTCACGCATTACGAATCGAATCCGAAAAAAGGGCAAACAGTGTTGTATGTAGGGGATCTATCATACTCAAACGATTATCCGTTCCACGATAATTCCCGGTGGGATACATGGGGACGATTCGTCGAGAGGAACGCTGCGTATCAACCTTGGATTTGGACTGCCGGGAATCACGAACTCGATTTCGCTCCGGAAATT GAAGAAACTACGCCGTTTAAACCGTATACACATCGATACTACGTACCGTATGAATCATCACGTAGTACGTCCCCGTTATGGTATTCAATCAAGAGAGCTTCAGCTTATATCATTGTCTTGTCTTCTTATTCGGCATATG GAAAATCGACTCCTCAATACAAATGGCTAAAGAAAGAGTTACCAAAGGTGAATAGAAGTGAGACACCATGGTTGATTGTTCTTGTGCATTGCCCGATTTATAACAGTAATTCGCATCATTACATGGAAGGTGAAACCATGAGAGTCGTATACGAGTCATGGTTTGTAAAGTACAAAGTTGACGTTGTGTTTTCCGGTCACGTTCATGCCTATGAACGATCT AAGCGGATATCCAACATTGCATACAATATATTGAATGGAAAGTGTACTCCTGTTCATGACCTGTTTGCACCGGTTTACATAACAATCGGAGACGGTGGAAATCATGACGGACCGGCTTTAGG CATGGTGGAACCACAGCCAAACTTCTCAGCTTATAGGGAGACGAGTTTCGGTCATGGTATATTCGATATCAAGAACCGGACACATGCTTATTTCGGTTGGCATCGTAATCAAGACGGATACGCTGTTGAAGCTGATTCTTTATGGTTTCATAATAGATATTGGAATCCTTATGGGAAATCATTTGTAGCATCATATTGA
- the LOC105774064 gene encoding uncharacterized protein LOC105774064 — translation MASPQLIPSHSSFNHRASINPNSSNPSLSSPNLKPISKPSSLLQRRKFQRVTSLRCSASSFPEKHRMNSAKSDDVVELPLFPLPLVLFPGAVLPLQIFEFRYRIMMHTLLHTDLRFGVIYSDAETGISGVGCVGEIVRHERLADDRFFLICKGQERFRITDLVRTKPYIVAEVDWLEDRPSVDDEDLEGLANEVESCMKDVIRLSNRLNGKLEKEVKDLRKNHFPTPFSFFVGSTFEGAPREQQALLELECTAARLKREKETLRNTLNYLSAASALKDVFPSSRRWV, via the coding sequence ATGGCTTCCCCTCAATTAATCCCTTCACATTCATCGTTCAATCATCGAGCTTCGATAAACCCTAATTCCTCCAATCCCTCTCTTTCAAGCCCcaatttaaaacccatttcaaAGCCATCTTCGCTCCTTCAACGGCGCAAATTCCAAAGGGTCACCTCTCTCCGTTGCTCGGCTTCTTCTTTCCCGGAGAAACACCGCATGAACTCGGCCAAATCAGACGACGTCGTTGAGCTTCCTCTATTTCCTCTCCCTTTAGTTCTCTTCCCCGGTGCTGTTCTCCCTCTCCAGATCTTTGAGTTCCGTTACCGCATCATGATGCACACCCTGCTCCACACCGATCTCCGGTTTGGCGTTATCTATTCCGACGCCGAAACCGGAATCTCCGGCGTCGGTTGCGTCGGAGAGATTGTCAGACACGAGCGTCTCGCCGACGATCGGTTCTTTCTTATATGTAAAGGACAGGAACGGTTCCGTATAACCGACCTCGTCCGTACGAAACCGTACATAGTCGCAGAAGTCGACTGGCTTGAAGACCGGCCCTCCGTTGACGATGAAGATTTGGAAGGGTTGGCGAATGAAGTGGAGAGTTGTATGAAAGACGTGATACGGTTATCGAATCGGCTTAATGGTAAACTGGAAAAGGAAGTAAAGGATTTGAGGAAGAACCATTTTCCGACGCCGTTTTCGTTTTTCGTAGGGAGTACATTTGAAGGGGCACCGAGAGAACAACAAGCTTTGCTTGAGCTGGAATGTACGGCCGCCAGGCTAAAAAGGGAGAAGGAAACTTTAAGGAACACTCTTAATTACTTGTCCGCAGCATCGGCTTTGAAAGATGTGTTTCCCTCTTCAAGACGATGGGTTTAa
- the LOC105773449 gene encoding beta-galactosidase 5: protein METISVPKFIFFFITAMFMSFNLIHCTITYDKKSIVINGQRRILISGSIHYPRSTPDMWESLIKKAKNGGLDVIDTYVFWNGHEPSPGNYNFEGRYDLVRFIKTVQKMGLYVHLRIGPYVCAEWNFGGFPVWLKYVPGISFRTDNEPFKRAMQGFTEKIVQMMKNEKLFASHGGPIILSQIENEYGPESKALGAAGHGYVNWAAKMAVGLDTGVPWVMCKEDDAPDPVINTCNGFYCDAFSPNKPYKPMLWTEAWSGWFTEFGGPIHRRPVQDLAFAVARFIQKGGAFINYYMYHGGTNFGRTAGGPFITTSYDYDAPIDEYGLIRQPKYGHLKELHKAIKLCEHALVSSDPTVTSLGTFQQAHVFSSKGSCAAFLSNYDMKSAASVIFNNRHYKLPSWSISILPDCRNAVFNTAKVRVKTSHTKMSPTNSKMFSWETYDEDISSLGESSRITARGLLEQMNVTRDTSDYLWYTTSIDISPSESFLQGGKKPTLNVDSAGHALHVFINGQFSGSAFGTRKDRGFTFTGPVNLHAGANHIALVSVAVGLPNVGLHFETWKTGIVGVYLNGLDKGKKDLSSHKWSYQVGLKGEAMHLASPEEVSSVEWIQGSLATQSRQSMTWYKAYFDAPTGNEPLALDMRSMGKGQVWINGQSVGRYWMAYGNGECGKCSYSGTYRPTKCQSGCGHPTQRWYHVPRSWLKPKQNLLVVFEELGGDASKISLVRRSVLNRHHHNK, encoded by the exons ATGGAAACTATCTCAGTtcccaaattcatatttttcttcATCACAGCCATGTTTATGAGCTTCAATCTGATCCACTGCACCATTACCTATGACAAGAAATCTATTGTCATCAATGGACAAAGAAGAATCCTCATCTCTGGTTCCATTCATTATCCAAGAAGCACCCCTGAT ATGTGGGAAAGTCTTATCAAAAAGGCTAAAAATGGTGGCTTGGATGTTATAGACACATATGTTTTTTGGAATGGCCATGAACCTTCACCAGGCAAT TATAATTTCGAGGGCAGATATGATTTAGTACGGTTCATCAAGACAGTGCAAAAAATGGGTTTATATGTTCATCTTCGAATTGGTCCCTATGTTTGTGCAGAGTGGAATTTCGG aGGATTTCCAGTTTGGTTAAAGTATGTTCCGGGTATTAGCTTTAGAACTGACAATGAGCCCTTCAAG AGAGCAATGCAAGGATTTACAGAGAAAATTGtccaaatgatgaagaatgAAAAGCTTTTTGCTTCACACGGTGGCCCCATTATCCTTTCTCAG ATTGAGAATGAATATGGTCCTGAGAGTAAGGCACTAGGAGCAGCTGGTCATGGATATGTTAATTGGGCTGCAAAAATGGCAGTCGGATTAGATACCGGAGTTCCATGGGTAATGTGCAAGGAAGATGATGCACCAGACCCTGTG ATAAATACGTGTAATGGCTTTTACTGCGATGCGTTCTCTCCGAACAAACCTTACAAGCCTATGTTGTGGACCGAGGCTTGGAGCGGTTG GTTTACTGAATTTGGCGGCCCAATTCACCGTCGCCCAGTTCAAGACTTAGCATTTGCAGTTGCTCGTTTCATACAAAAGGGCGGCGCGTTTATTAACTATTATATG TACCATGGAGGAACCAACTTTGGACGGACAGCTGGTGGACCGTTTATTACGACCAGTTATGACTATGATGCTCCGATTGATGAATACG GATTAATCCGGCAGCCTAAATACGGTCATCTAAAGGAGCTTCATAAGGCTATTAAGCTATGCGAACATGCTTTAGTTTCCTCGGATCCTACAGTTACTTCATTGGGAACCTTTCAACAA GCTCATGTATTTTCTTCAAAAGGAAGTTGTGCAGCTTTTCTCTCGAATTATGATATGAAATCCGCTGCTAGTGTGATTTTCAATAATCGGCATTACAAGTTGCCTTCTTGGTCTATTAGTATCCTTCCTGATTGTAGAAACGCGGTGTTTAATACTGCAAAA GTCAGGGTTAAAACTTCGCATACCAAAATGTCGCCGACAAATTCGAAGATGTTCTCGTGGGAGACCTACGATGAAGACATTTCTTCTCTAGGGGAAAGTTCAAGAATTACGGCTCGGGGACTCTTGGAGCAGATGAATGTTACCAGAGATACAAGCGACTACCTTTGGTACACCACGAG CATTGACATTAGTCCATCGGAATCGTTTCTACAAGGAGGAAAAAAGCCAACACTCAATGTAGATTCAGCTGGCCATGCCCTTCATGTCTTCATCAACGGACAGTTCTCGG GGTCAGCATTCGGGACTAGGAAAGACCGAGGATTCACATTTACGGGGCCGGTGAACCTACATGCTGGAGCAAATCATATCGCACTTGTCAGCGTAGCTGTTGGATTACCG AATGTTGGACTGCATTTCGAGACATGGAAAACGGGAATCGTAGGTGTTTACTTGAATGGCCttgacaaaggaaagaaagatttgTCGTCACATAAATGGTCGTACCAG GTTGGTTTAAAAGGAGAAGCAATGCATTTGGCCTCACCGGAAGAAGTCTCATCCGTTGAATGGATCCAAGGTTCACTGGCCACTCAGAGTCGCCAGTCAATGACCTGGTACAAG GCATATTTCGATGCACCAACAGGTAACGAACCGTTGGCTTTGGATATGCGGAGTATGGGAAAAGGCCAAGTATGGATCAACGGGCAAAGCGTAGGAAGATATTGGATGGCGTATGGGAATGGTGAGTGCGGTAAGTGTAGTTACTCGGGGACGTACCGGCCTACAAAGTGCCAGAGTGGTTGCGGCCATCCAACACAAAGATG GTACCATGTTCCGAGATCGTGGCTAAAACCGAAACAGAATTTGTTGGTGGTGTTTGAAGAACTCGGCGGAGATGCATCGAAGATTTCGCTTGTGAGGAGATCGGTTTTAAATAGACACCATCATAATAAGTGA
- the LOC105773450 gene encoding jacalin-related lectin 3 isoform X1, which translates to MNLDGYQKPVSYGPWGGQGGLYWDDGVNFTIKQLVIVHGLGIDSIQIEYDNEGNSIWSRKHGGDGGSKMDKVKLDYPNEFLTSIHGYYGNLNERGPIMVRSLTLQSNRKAYGPYGVEQGTCFSMNRGKIVGFHGKSGWYLDAIGVYSMPMLKMNHSKTIVHAQSFAGNGGERDGFSVIQGSVGESYDIVLAVRQRDLIGNSLPRELSRRGSRSCTEESSDGETKGKVSFQTPEKLPSNVPEGVIAYGPWGGNGGTKFDDGTYTGVRQITLSRNVGIVSIKVCYDRNGQAHWGSKHGGTGGFKTERIMFDYPSEILTHVTGTFGPLMYIGPNVIKSLTFYTNKGKHGPYGDEQGPSFSNKINEGKIVGFHGKEGLFLDAFGVHVMETKVPPPKPPLSRAIIQGERTIAEIDNSPWSNKLVLAKRGPIEEVACSVVKEPAPCGPGPWGGDGGRPWDDGVYSGIKQIYITKSDAICSIQVEYDRNGQSVWSVKHGGHDGTTTNRVKLDDPHEVLNCISGYYGTINNDEQLKVVKSLTFNTSRGKYGPFGEEKGTYFTSTITEGKVVGFHGRSSSYLDAIGVHMQHWLGNQRTTKRSLFKFFS; encoded by the exons ATG AATCTTGACGGCTATCAAAAACCGGTATCCTACGGTCCATGGGGAGGCCAAGGTGGATTATACTGGGACGATGGAGTGAACTTCACCATAAAACAATTGGTGATAGTTCATGGACTTGGAATTGACTCGATCCAAATCGAATACGATAATGAAGGGAACTCTATTTGGTCAAGAAAGCATGGAGGTGATGGAGGGTCTAAGATGGATAAG gTAAAACTTGATTACCCAAATGAGTTTCTTACATCAATCCATGGATACTACGGTAACCTTAATGAAAGGGGACCTATTATGGTTAGGTCACTCACTTTGCAAAGCAATAGGAAAGCTTATGGACCCTATGGTGTTGAACAAGGGACATGTTTTTCAATGAATAGGGGGAAGATTGTTGGGTTCCATGGCAAGTCTGGTTGGTATTTGGATGCAATTGGGGTTTATTCAATGCCTATGTTGAAAATGAATCATTCGAAGACTATTGTTCATGCACAAAGTTTTGCTGGTAATGGAGGTGAGAGAGATGGGTTTTCAGTGATACAAGGAAGTGTTGGAGAAAGCTATGATATTGTTTTAGCTGTTAGACAAAGGGATTTGATAGGGAATTCATTGCCAAGGGAGCTATCTAGGCGAGGCTCTAGGAGTTGTACTGAAGAATCTAGTGATGGAGAAACCAAAGGCAAG GTTTCATTTCAGACACCTGAGAAGCTGCCATCGAACGTACCGGAAGGAGTGATAGCTTATGGACCATGGGGTGGCAATGGTGGAACCAAATTTGATGATGGAACCTATACCGGTGTAAGGCAAATTACTTTATCACGCAATGTTGGAATTGTATCAATAAAGGTTTGCTATGACCGCAATGGACAAGCACATTGGGGAAGCAAACATGGAGGCACCGGAGGTTTCAAAACTGAAAGG ATAATGTTTGATTATCCGTCAGAAATTTTGACGCACGTAACGGGAACGTTCGGACCATTAATGTACATAGGGCCTAATGTGATCAAGTCACTTACATTCTACACCAACAAAGGAAAGCATGGACCATATGGAGATGAACAAGGACCTTCTTTCTCCAACAAAATCAATGAAGGCAAGATTGTTGGATTCCATGGCAAAGAGGGTTTATTCTTGGATGCTTTTGGCGTGCACGTCATGGAAACTAAAGTACCACCACCAAAGCCACCTTTGTCCCGAGCAATCATCCAAGGTGAAAGGACTATAGCCGAGATTGATAATTCTCCGTGGTCGAACAAACTAGTGCTAGCCAAGCGAGGACCGATTGAAGAG GTTGCTTGTAGTGTGGTGAAAGAACCAGCACCGTGTGGACCTGGACCTTGGGGAGGAGATGGAGGACGACCATGGGATGATGGAGTATATTCTgggattaaacaaatttatataacGAAATCTGATGCTATTTGCTCAATTCAGGTTGAGTATGATCGGAATGGACAATCAGTTTGGTCTGTGAAACATGGAGGTCATGATGGAACTACCACAAATCGg GTGAAATTGGATGATCCGCACGAGGTACTGAATTGCATATCCGGCTATTATGGCACCATTAACAATGACGAGCAGCTCAAAGTTGTAAAGTCATTAACGTTTAACACCAGCAGAGGCAAGTATGGTCCATTTGGTGAGGAGAAAGGGACGTATTTCACTTCAACCATAACAGAGGGAAAGGTAGTGGGGTTCCATGGGAGGAGCAGCTCTTATTTGGATGCCATTGGAGTTCATATGCAGCATTGGCTAGGAAATCAAAGAACAACTAAGAGGTctctcttcaaatttttcagTTGA
- the LOC105773450 gene encoding jacalin-related lectin 3 isoform X2, translating to MNLDGYQKPVSYGPWGGQGGLYWDDGVNFTIKQLVIVHGLGIDSIQIEYDNEGNSIWSRKHGGDGGSKMDKVKLDYPNEFLTSIHGYYGNLNERGPIMVRSLTLQSNRKAYGPYGVEQGTCFSMNRGKIVGFHGKSGWYLDAIGVYSMPMLKMNHSKTIVHAQSFAGNGGERDGFSVIQGSVGESYDIVLAVRQRDLIGNSLPRELSRRGSRSCTEESSDGETKGKTPEKLPSNVPEGVIAYGPWGGNGGTKFDDGTYTGVRQITLSRNVGIVSIKVCYDRNGQAHWGSKHGGTGGFKTERIMFDYPSEILTHVTGTFGPLMYIGPNVIKSLTFYTNKGKHGPYGDEQGPSFSNKINEGKIVGFHGKEGLFLDAFGVHVMETKVPPPKPPLSRAIIQGERTIAEIDNSPWSNKLVLAKRGPIEEVACSVVKEPAPCGPGPWGGDGGRPWDDGVYSGIKQIYITKSDAICSIQVEYDRNGQSVWSVKHGGHDGTTTNRVKLDDPHEVLNCISGYYGTINNDEQLKVVKSLTFNTSRGKYGPFGEEKGTYFTSTITEGKVVGFHGRSSSYLDAIGVHMQHWLGNQRTTKRSLFKFFS from the exons ATG AATCTTGACGGCTATCAAAAACCGGTATCCTACGGTCCATGGGGAGGCCAAGGTGGATTATACTGGGACGATGGAGTGAACTTCACCATAAAACAATTGGTGATAGTTCATGGACTTGGAATTGACTCGATCCAAATCGAATACGATAATGAAGGGAACTCTATTTGGTCAAGAAAGCATGGAGGTGATGGAGGGTCTAAGATGGATAAG gTAAAACTTGATTACCCAAATGAGTTTCTTACATCAATCCATGGATACTACGGTAACCTTAATGAAAGGGGACCTATTATGGTTAGGTCACTCACTTTGCAAAGCAATAGGAAAGCTTATGGACCCTATGGTGTTGAACAAGGGACATGTTTTTCAATGAATAGGGGGAAGATTGTTGGGTTCCATGGCAAGTCTGGTTGGTATTTGGATGCAATTGGGGTTTATTCAATGCCTATGTTGAAAATGAATCATTCGAAGACTATTGTTCATGCACAAAGTTTTGCTGGTAATGGAGGTGAGAGAGATGGGTTTTCAGTGATACAAGGAAGTGTTGGAGAAAGCTATGATATTGTTTTAGCTGTTAGACAAAGGGATTTGATAGGGAATTCATTGCCAAGGGAGCTATCTAGGCGAGGCTCTAGGAGTTGTACTGAAGAATCTAGTGATGGAGAAACCAAAGGCAAG ACACCTGAGAAGCTGCCATCGAACGTACCGGAAGGAGTGATAGCTTATGGACCATGGGGTGGCAATGGTGGAACCAAATTTGATGATGGAACCTATACCGGTGTAAGGCAAATTACTTTATCACGCAATGTTGGAATTGTATCAATAAAGGTTTGCTATGACCGCAATGGACAAGCACATTGGGGAAGCAAACATGGAGGCACCGGAGGTTTCAAAACTGAAAGG ATAATGTTTGATTATCCGTCAGAAATTTTGACGCACGTAACGGGAACGTTCGGACCATTAATGTACATAGGGCCTAATGTGATCAAGTCACTTACATTCTACACCAACAAAGGAAAGCATGGACCATATGGAGATGAACAAGGACCTTCTTTCTCCAACAAAATCAATGAAGGCAAGATTGTTGGATTCCATGGCAAAGAGGGTTTATTCTTGGATGCTTTTGGCGTGCACGTCATGGAAACTAAAGTACCACCACCAAAGCCACCTTTGTCCCGAGCAATCATCCAAGGTGAAAGGACTATAGCCGAGATTGATAATTCTCCGTGGTCGAACAAACTAGTGCTAGCCAAGCGAGGACCGATTGAAGAG GTTGCTTGTAGTGTGGTGAAAGAACCAGCACCGTGTGGACCTGGACCTTGGGGAGGAGATGGAGGACGACCATGGGATGATGGAGTATATTCTgggattaaacaaatttatataacGAAATCTGATGCTATTTGCTCAATTCAGGTTGAGTATGATCGGAATGGACAATCAGTTTGGTCTGTGAAACATGGAGGTCATGATGGAACTACCACAAATCGg GTGAAATTGGATGATCCGCACGAGGTACTGAATTGCATATCCGGCTATTATGGCACCATTAACAATGACGAGCAGCTCAAAGTTGTAAAGTCATTAACGTTTAACACCAGCAGAGGCAAGTATGGTCCATTTGGTGAGGAGAAAGGGACGTATTTCACTTCAACCATAACAGAGGGAAAGGTAGTGGGGTTCCATGGGAGGAGCAGCTCTTATTTGGATGCCATTGGAGTTCATATGCAGCATTGGCTAGGAAATCAAAGAACAACTAAGAGGTctctcttcaaatttttcagTTGA